Genomic segment of Peromyscus leucopus breed LL Stock chromosome 23, UCI_PerLeu_2.1, whole genome shotgun sequence:
AAGAGTTAATAACTTGCCCAATCTGATATTTGCTATTTGCAAATTCTGCCCTTCACGCTCATTGTAACGCCCACAGATTTGTGTGGTGTTTATGCCCACGGATTCCTATTATCTTTGTAAAAAGCATTCAGCATGCCTGTGTTACATTGGCTTAAAGCCGTTACCAGTTTTACATAACTCTAGACATAAGTATGAAACAAAATAGAGCCCAGGCGGCCTCGATTCAAGAGATCCTATTTATAATTCTTCAGCTTGGTGGCTCACTATCTTCGCCAAAGGGTCAGCCTATTTTGTGTATCTGTAAACGTGAAGAGCTTTCCCAAGGAGAAGGGAGACACTTCAAGTTCTTCCTAGCAAGGTGCACTGTAAATGCAAACGGAAACATAATTACCACAGGGCGAGGCAGAGAACCGGCTGTGGAATCTTCCTCATTGAATGACTTTAAGCCAGTGATTCTCAAAAGGCCCTTTCACAGgagtcccatatcagatatcctgcatatcagatatttacattataattcatagcagtagtaatattacagttatgaagtagcaacaaagcaattttatggttgggggccaccacaccatgaggaactgtactgaaaggtcgcagcgttaggaaggttgagacccctGCTCTAAACTGAGGGACGGGAAACAGTAAATGGAGTGAGGTGACAGCCTCAAGTTTAAATAGAGGCAGTTGGAGCAGTCTGCATGTGTCTAAGGAGTTGGTGACGGATGTCATTAGGCCTGCTCAACTGCCGTTCTCTGTGTTCCATTTTTCATGGTGTGAATGGTGTCTCTATCCAGGAGGAGTCATGATCACCACGTCGGTCACGGCTGTCATGGCCGGTCATGGCCATCCCATCCTTTGCCAGCTGTTTGggtccctctcctttcttttatcttttctgctCTTGCTATTAAGATATAgtggatgatttttcttttagaagGGGTCTCATATAGGCCAGGATGGCCTCTAACTTACTATGGAAtcaaggatagccttgaatttAGGATCCTGCTGCCTTCATTTCCTGAGTGCTATGTGCTGCGCTAAGGGTAGAATCCAAGCCCTAGGGAGTGCTGGGCAAATGCTCTGCCATGGAGCTACGTCCTCACGCTAAGCACTGTCTAATTTCGCAGTTACAGAGGCAAAGCAAGGTGGTCCTCCTCTCCGTCTCTGTTTGGGTGGGGATTTGATGCTACAGAAATGATCTCGTGTCCCTCAAGGAAAGGCCCAGAGACTCCAAGAGACAACCCAGCCTCCACAGAGCTTCCCAACAGGCTCTGGACAGCAGCATGTCCTCATGGCTCCTTAAACGGGTCTCATAGTCTTGGTGTCCAGGATTTTCCTCCACTTAGGGAGGGAAGCCCTGCTTCACGTCTCTCCGATTAAACTGAAAGTTAGTGGAAGATGACCATCTTGTGAAAAGATTAAAATCCATACCGCTGAACTCTGGCAGTTCATCGCAGGCATCTCTTGGAACATCTTTTTCCAAGAGCATCAACAGGACTTTTGGCTCCATATGGTGGAGTCCACATACATTATCCACCTAGTCATTCAGATGGTCAGccaaatggagtgtgtgtgtgtgtgtgtgtgtgtgtgtgtgtgtgtgtgttggggggcttCTTGCCCCTTTAGATATCCCCACTTCCTGAGGGGAAAGTTGCATGGTAGAACTCCTTCCCTGTGGAAATGGACAGCAAACAAATACTCCAGCTGTAACGACAGTTGAGACTGAGGTTACTGAAGGAAGGGGTCTTCAGAAGCTAAGATGGAGGCCGTCATGCTGGCAGAGATTTCTCTGTGTCTGCAAGAGAAGGGCAAGCAAGTGGAGATGCCATCTATTCTAGCTGACGAGGAACATTCTGCGTTCTTCagttgagaaagaagagggaggagtggggCAGGCAGGGGGACCCCCAGAAAGGTGAGCAGAAGAAATCCTGGAACTGAGCAATTAGCCAGGAATGTGACGGGAGTGGTCAGGAGGAGTCACCGGACCTGGCTTGGGTGACTTGCTGTACGGGAGCACATCCGTTAGCATTTCAACAGCAAAACGAGACCCCGTTCGCTGTCCCTTTCCACTACAGCTGCTCTGTCCTTAAAGGGGTGGAGCGTGATTTCCCCATCTTTTGGACTCATGCTGGCCTCGTGGTTTGCTTTGGCGGACAGAATGCACCAGAGGTGATGGCTTCTGCCTTGGAGCCACCCCGCCTCCAGAGAGGCCTTGCTCACTTCCACTCACTCCGCCACTTCGAGGACAAGCCTTGCCAATTTCCTGGATGAGCCAGCAGTTAGCTGCCAGACCTGAGTGAGTCCTGGTGGAGCAAGCCAGCCTATCGTTTCCCGGGGCTCGTAGGTATTCAGCTACGGTCTCGGAGAGCTCCATCCAGCTTCTCAAGCCTGGCCTCGATTACGAACGAATGGAAGGGAATGCTGCGCTGAGCCAGCCGTTAGGTTCCGCATGGTTGGCCATGGCCTGCAAGCTAACCGATAAGACTGGGATAGAGAGCGGGCGTGGAAGAGGGTAGGGCTGTCTAGTGGTTGGGCAGATGACCCGGAACTGCAGGAGATTGCAGGAGATTGCGAGGCTTCTGCGGCATCCAGGAACCAGCCGTGTGCCCACTTCCTgtgcccacttcctcctcctcacacccCCTAACCTGAATCCCACCGCGTACTTACCAGGAAACGTTTGAATAGTGAAGTAGATCCTGGAGCCAAGCGCACAGGCTGGTATTTACCACGGGGAATCAGGCCAGAATCAAGCGCCCTGAGTTTGAGTGAGCCAGTTCACTCTGCCACAGCAGAGCAGGGGCGGCCCGGGTTTGGGATGCTGAGCTGTAGGCAACAACTGTCCCCTGAGGGAGTGTATAGGTAAGTGGCAGCAATTTCCTTGATTTATAGTAAACTGGTAAATAAGGGCCCTTGCCCGGCCCTAGCCTTTTTCACAGTGATGTCATTCCTCGGTACCCTTttagattatgtgtgtgtgtgtgtgtgtgtgtgtgtgtgtgtgtgtgtgtgtgtacatttgtgacagggtcttatgtaggccaagctggcctcgaactcaaaccTTAGacataaccaaggatgaccttgaacttccgaccCCCCTGTCTCCActggtgtgccaccacacccaatttaCAGGGTGCTGAAGCTCAGATTCACCCATCAGCACTCCGACAATCAAAGGCGCAAACGTTGGATCTCTTCTTCCCACTGTCCCAGGAACATCCAGCCAGCTGCAGCTTTTGCCCTTTCTGGTGGCCCAGTTCCACCTTCGTGTTCACGCTCCAGGCTAGTGGCCCAGGTTGGCCGCTACGGGGGCGGGTGCCATCATCAGGACTCCACCGGCTGGGACCCGCGCAACAGGGCGAGCAGAGCGCGTCAGGCAGCCCGGGCGGTGCGCACGCCCGCGGGTGACAGTGCCCTGCGCGCGCGCTGCTCCCACCACTCCAGCAAGGGGCGGGGAAGAGGAGGCGCTAGAGGCGGCCGCCGCGCTCCCCGAGCTCTTTAAAACCCGAGAGCCGGGACAGCTCGGCTGGCGGCGCCGCTTCCCGGCGCCCTGTGTTGCCGCGTGTCCAGCCGGCTATCCTGCAGCGCGGTCGCGGGACGCGCCCATGCGTCCGCCAACCATGTCTGGGCACTTTCTGCTGGCTCCCATTCCCGAGTCCTCCTCCGACTACCTCCTGCCCAAGGACATCAAACTGGCGGTGCTAGGCGCGGGTCGTGTGGGCAAAAGCGGTGAGTGGGGCAAGGGAGCGCGCCGCCCAACGACAGCAGGGGTCCCCCCGCCGCCCCGCAGGGATGCGGGAAGACCCCCGCCTGTTTTCTCTGGCAGTCCACTCCTGAGCTCTGGACTGGGTTGGCGGCTGCTGAGGGTCGCTCCGGTCTCGTCTGTCACATTCCGCGGGGAAGCCACTTTGTCCCGGGGACCCGGGGGAACGCGCGCCGTTCCCGTGAGGGCGACCACCTTGACCTACTTCTTCAGCTGACGTTCTTACTTCATTTTTCAGCAATGATTGTGCGCTTCTTAACGAAGAGATTCATCGGCGACTACGAACCCAACACAGGTTAGAATGGTTTCATGCTCCTTGGCTTTTGGGCTCCAATTctgtctgtcccctctcccctcctttttcttttgccGGTCAGAGCGTGGGAACTCAATGCAAACTCCTCTTCCGTTGTACAGGCAAACTGTATTCGAGACTCGTCTATGTGGAGGGGGACCAGCTATCCCTGCAGATCCAGGACACTCCGGGAGGCATCCAGGTAAGGACTGTCACGAGGGTGTGTGGTGCAGCTGCATCTAACTTTGAGGTGTTTGCCTCGAGGTCCcgagtgagatgtctcagcacgTCTAATGTGCATTTCAATGTAGGTATCGGCGGTCTGTCACGGGTGAGCTGAGGGTCGGGATGCTGGATGCCCTCCAAGGCATGATTGATTAGGACTGGTCCGCTCTTAAACACTACTTTGCTTATTTTAAAGATTGTGGCTtgctctgtaaccctggctggccaaTCACTTGCTTCGTAGCTCAGGCAGGTCTGGCTTGGATTTACTATACTCTTtgatgcctcagcctcccaagtgtgagaGTTACAGGCTgagccgccccccacccccacgcccaaCAGTAGCTtcttctgcagccctggctgaccatCATTGCCTGGGCTGCTTAGGCGGGTATGAACACTTTCAGAGACGAGGAGCATTTTAAAAAACAGCCGGCGGGGGTGGGGTCGTGCTTTGcagaggtgagggtgggggaccggggggctggggaggagcaatttaaaaacaacagccggctggggggggggggggatgtagctcagtagttagTAAGCGATTGCTCAAAGGTTcagggtttcattcccagcaccacattaaAGAAGCAAGCAGTAGGTTGGATTCTGGAGGAAAAGGGCCTGCTTTCTGGCCAGGGCTGCCAAAAATGTTAGGGGCTGTTTCTCCAAGCCAGTAATTGCAACCAGATAACCTCTTGGCTATCAGTCTGGAATGCAACTTAATTAATTGCTCAGCCCTTCTAGGGAGGAGAGGTCGTGTGGAAGAGTGCAGAGAAAGGAATTCGTTTCTGTAACATTCTCAAGAAGTTGactgctaaaaatattttttatgggCTTGGGAATAGATATTTATGTTGGATGGTTTCCAGAGTTTTGTTTGTTATGAATTAGTTCCCTGAAAACTAAGCCATTCCGGTCTGTAATCATTCTCAAGTCATCAGAGTTCGCTGGAGACTGCCTGTCAAGCTGGGGGGTTAGAAGGTGTGTCCAGACCAGCTCAGAAAGGAATCCAGGGTGAGCATTGGTCCGAGGCTTTGTCTGTCAAAAGCCTCTTGCAGAAGCTAGTTAGAGCCTGACAACGTCGTTTAGCGATGTTTCCATCCAGCCAGTGTTCCTTCAAGGGTCACGTTTGAGCTTCCTTTGATCAGGTCCCATTTTGTTCTTTCTCAGGCCCAAGACAACCTCAGCCAAACAGTGGATTCTCTGTCCAAGTGCGTGCAGTGGGCCGAGGGATTTCTGCTGGTCTATTCCATAACGGACTATGAGAGCTACCAATCCATTCGGCCCCTTTACCAGCAGATCCGGAAGGTCCACCCTGATGGAAAAGCCCCTGTCGTCATCGTGGGCAACAAAGGAGACCTTCTGCATGCCCGGCAGGTGCAGACACACGACGGCCTTCAGCTAGCCAATGAGCTGGGCAGTCTCTTCCTGGAAATTTCCACTAGTGAAAACTATGAAGACGTCTGTGACGTGTTCCAACATCTCTGCAAAGAAGTGAGCAAGCTGCACAGTCCCAGTGGGGAGCGGAGGAGGGCTTCCATCATCCCCCGGCCTCGCTCCCCCAATATGCAGGACCTGAAGAGGCGCTTCAGGCAGGCCCTGTCCTCCAAAGTCAAAGCCCCCTCCGCCCTGGGGTGACCCATCTCAGGCAGACTGGCGACTttcatcactattattattaagCATTTGTGCAGCCACAAAGACTGGGGCCTTTCCCCTTTAAAACATATCgagagtttatttttataatgaccTTATTGGCTTTCAAGTGGATGTGTATTTCTGAAAATTCAAACAATGATTGActagaagttgttttttttttttttttactgtaactGTTGGCCACTTTTCCATTAAAGGCAAAATGGCAATCTATTCCTTGTTTTCTGAATGTCTTTTTATAGAAATCTTGCTTGCACCAGAGCCCAGAAGTGCTCAGTGTTTGGCCCTGAGTCTGAACTCTGATTGGTGTCTTGCAGTCGGAAGGGGGTCATGTGCAGGGAGTCAGCTGTGGGGGAGAGAGGTAtgcaggggaggggaaggcagaggagggggaggggtttgaCTAGCTACAGGACATCCTTAATTAGGGCAGTTCTTCACGGTCAGGAAGTTAGCACTGGGTTTCCAGCACCGTGCTTGGTTGGAGACTGACGCTAAAATGCTACAAACTgtcattattatttacttatttgtccAAATGCCAGGGTAGCCTCTCCACAGAATAGCTTAGAGAACAAAAGCCCAgctagaggagctggagagatggctcagaggttaagagcactgactgctcttcagaggtcctgagttcaattcccagcaaccgcatggtagctcacaaccatctgtaatgagatctggtgccctcttctgggattaaatctttaaaaaaaaaaaaaaagcccagctagagactggcacatgcctgtggtccTTGCCCCcagagggctgaggcagaagcGCAAGTgtcagacacccccccccagccaTGTATGGAAACTCCATCATAAAACCAGTGCTTGGGGacggagctcagtggtagaatggaTGCTTACTGTGCTCGAGGTCCTtggtttgattccccagcactgtccaaagaggaaagaaaatctcCTTTTCCAGGATTCTTTGTCAATAGAGCTTCGCCATCTGGGAGTGGCCTccgttctccctccctcctgcatctcAGACCCTTTGCTGTATATGGACATAAGATGATCCAAGTATTAGTTCATGAACTAGAGACGACTTTCTTGGGTTCACAATACGGGCAGAGGGGAGAGTGATGTGACGTAATTTCACAGTGAACACACTCCATGGCTGAGGGGCATTGACTGCCTGGTGAGCAAGGTCCAGAGTTGTTGGAGTCTCCTTCACCATCAGGGTAGAAGCCTCTGGAAAAAAAGAGAGTATAATTGACGTTTGAGGTATATCTTGTTTGGGGAGGTcttgaggatcgaacccaggaccttacactCTAGTGCAGAACTGCACCCCAGCCTCTGAGGCATATCTTTACTTGTGTGCCCTTTAGGGAGATGCTGGCTTGATGATCACCACGGGCGAATGAGGAGGGAGGTGCAGGTGTTGAAGGTGAGGGCTTGGAGACTGCAACACTGTTACAACCCGAAGCTGTGCATCCTGCGGTTGCTGTTAGGGCTAGCCTGGCCACAGCTTCAGCTCTGTGCTGTTAGGGCTAGCCTGGCCACAGCTTCAGCTCTGTGCTGTTAGGGCTAGCCTGGCCACAGCTTCAGCTCTGTGCTGTTAGGGATAGCCTGGCCACAGCTTCAGCTCTATGCTGTTGTTAGGGCTAGTCTGGCCACAGCTTCAGCTCTGTGCTGTTAGGGATAGCCTGGCCACAGCTTCAGCTCTGTGCTGTTAGGGATAGCCTGGCCACAGCTTCAGCTCTATGCTGTTGTTAGGGATAGCCTGGCCACAGCTTCAGCTCTCAAGGTAAACTCAAGTTTATACATATCTTGAAATACAGTAGTTGAGGCCAGTAAGTGGGACACTGACTGACTCACATGTGGAGTCTGATAAGGCTCATGGAACCTTGCTGGAGGGAGAAGACGTTCCTTTCAAGGCACCAGGTCTGTTAGCTCTGTTTTTCTCTAAAGGTCCAATTATGCCTCTATCAGGAACTTTATAAGTTTTCTCTAGACCAGACATCAAAAAtcagagaaggggctggagagtcgGTTCAGCAGTTaggctcactggctgctcttccagaggagctgggttcgattcccagcgcCCATACAGCTGCTCACGACTGTTTGTAACCCTAGTCCGAGgctatctgatgccctcttctggcctccacaggcactataTGCACAGGAACAGACTTAAATGCAGACAGAAACATCCagacacattttaataaaaaagcttaCTTTCCTCACCAACAGCAGCTCTTGTTTGATTTTCACGAGTGAACACCTAACTGGATTCCCCTTATCTATGGCAGACAATATAAATGAGAAATACCATAAAGATTATTTATCACCTCTCCAGTTTCATTATTTTCTCGctccaacacacatacaaatatatacacacacatatacatacacacatgtatacatacatatatacacatatacatacatccacacatacacacacatatatatacatccacacatacacacacacacacacacacacacacacacacacacccattccaCCTCACAGCCGACACAATAGGACTGTCTGCCTTTCTCAGTATACTCCGGGCTCTTCCATGCCTCCCCACCTGGGCACAAACTGTCCCTAAGTCTCACACAGGTTCACCTAGTCCTTACCTGAGGAAGGGCTTGCTAACTTTCCTTCCAGGACTCAAGTCACATGTTGTGTGCCAGATTCAGCTCTGGGAGGCCTTTTTGGGTTTCCTTATCCATGCCGTATAACCCACCAGTGTTGTGAACACAGTTAGGAGGAATGTCCCCAGGGCAGCGGCTGCATTTACGACTTCGTTTACTGCCAGCACACTCAGCTAACCCGGCAGCCCAGCAGGTGTTTCCTTTagtttgtcttgtcttgttttgacatggtcgttctctctctctcttttttttttttttttttttggtttttcgagacagggtttctctgtgtagctttgtgcctttcctggaactcacttggtagcccaggctggcctcgaactcacagagatccgcctggctctgcctcccgagtgctaggattaaaggcgtgcgcgacCACTGCCGGCTGgtctcttggtttttgttgttgtttgtttgttcgttttcaagacaggatttctctgtagctttggagcctgtcctggaactcactttgtagaccaagctggcctcaaactcacagagatccacctgcctctgcctcctgagtgctgggattaaaggtatgcaccccCACCGCCCAGTGACTTGGTTCCTTATAACCCAAGCTAGTCTTGAGTTCCACTTGTACCTTGATCCTTTGGCCCTCagctctagagtgctgggatgtTGTGGGATCCCCAGAATActtgtttaactatgtagagatgtgttacatttgtttatgctgcatttgtttaactatgtaaccATGTGTTGCTggttcaccttgcctgcctaagacacctgattggtctaataaaaagctgaccagccaatagctagacagaggagacagagggggataggagggataggaggggctggtggacagagagaaaaggggaaccacccagccagccagctggggATCAGCCCaccagacacggaggaagcaggaaagcagggtggACAGTATGAAGATGAGATAAACAAGCCTCAGGGAAgcacataggttaatagaaatggaataatttaagttaaagaaaaaaattagctagaaacgagcctaagctaaagctgaacattcataattaataataagtctctgtgtcatgatttggggttacaggcatgtaccaccacacccagttttatgaaatgctggagactgagcccagggctAAGAGAGGCCTCTACCAACTGAGGTACCTCCCCAGTCAGGAACGATCATTTTTCAGTAAACATATGATGAATgaacattctatttttttttttttgtgccaaaggaaaataataggaAATTATAGTGGAACAAATGATGAGATCTGCAAAATTAGGCCAGAAGGTGTTTTAAGTAACTTCTACTAAGCAGTGACAGCCAAGAGCTTGACAGCTCCCACCAGAGACAGCAGCCCACGTCAGGcagctttccatcactgtgacaaaacactagaGAAAGTCAGCTTAAGGGGAAGGAAGGTCGATTTCAGTCACCAGTTCAGGGCTCTCAGTGCATGGTCACTTAGCCTGTTTCCCTGGGCCTGTGAAGAGACAGGACGTCACATTAAGAACCTTTGGGACAGCAGAGCTTTGGGTCGTGTAGTTACTGGAAGCAGCGAGGGAGAAGGTCAGGGGCTGGAGTCCCGTGATCCCTTTCCAGCTCCCAGTGACCTAACTTCACTCTGTTAGACCCCAGTTTTCATCACAGGCTGCaaccaaggctttttttttttttttttaagacagggtttctctgtataacagtcctggcgattctggatctcactctgtagaccaggctggcctcaaactcacagagattcacctgtctctgcctcccatgtgctgggattaaaggcgtgtactaccactgcctggctgcaacCAAGGCTTTTTGACATGAGACTTTAGAGGAACATTCTAGATCAGTCTATAACACAGACCATTACTCTTCAACCCAAGGATGCCTCTACCCAGACCTGCAATATCAAAGAGAGTTAAGAAAATCAAACAATTAATTTCTTAAAGAGTATACAAGCAGTACAGACCTATAATATCAGctaccagggaggctgaggcaggaggactgtaagttcaaggtcagcctgggcaacttaataaAGGCTCTgtctcaacataaaaaaaaaaaaaaaaaaaagggggatgcagctcagctgtAGAGTGTTTGTCCAGCATGCATCATAGTGGGAGGGGACAAGTTCCAAATAGTGAAAAATGTTTAGAATTCTATAATCTTTTGAAAAGTGGCTTTATTCTTTCAGTGGGTTTCATGCCTTCAGAACAAAGGTGGCTATTCCCGTTGTCACTTGTCTCAGCTTcttgtgcacacagacacaagagTAACTGAGTCGCCCATCACTGCCATGACTAGGGCGTGCCCAGATCCCTGCCTGGTGTCAGGGCCCCTTCGGCTGGCAACAATGTAGCTTCAGACACCTAATAACCCACGCTAAGCAGCAGGTGCGGCTCACGGGGCTCAAAAGATGAGTCCCAAGACAGTTTCAAGCAGAGTTGTACTCGGTGGGCTCAGGCAGGCTGATGGGCTAAGGGGGAGGGTGTAACACTCTATTTTTCTGTCCACAGCATCACAAATAGcagatccccaggaccctgaGGCTTCCCGAGAAATGGCTCAACAGGGAAGCagattggctgctcttccagagcttaATGGCCTATCATCCCTGTTCCAGACTCCTGCTGATTGGTGGCATGGTCCCCTGGGCCTCATAATGCTTGGAGAGTCTCTAGGAAGCTCCTGGGATGGTTGTCTTGGAGATGGAGGATGTAAGCACAGCATTCGTGATGGGGAAGTGGGGAGTCGTTGGATTTGTGTGTGAGGAAGAAAATCTGAGGATTTGGACTCAGTTGGGCAACAAGGAAGCCGTTCAAAGGGGAAGCTTGCTCTAAGCCAGCCTCACAAAAACGAAGGGGGATGAAGCACAAAAGATTTAAGTGCCGTCATCTGCCCTCCGGTGTAGAAGTCCCAGAACTCTGGACAGAAACACAGAAGGCTGTTCACTACGTGGGTGGGAGTGCCGAGGAAGTATCCACAGACTCATGTGTGCTGAGGTGTCAAATACATGCATCCCTACGATGGGGTAAGACCATAGCTGCCCATGGGCCCGTGGCAGCTTGGCTCTGGCATGTATCGCCTGGGCCCATGTGTTGAAGACTGGGTCACCCTGACCTCTTGTTGCTAttggagagaggaggtggaacCTTTGAGAGGTGAAGTGGGGGATCTCTAGGTTTTTGGAGGCATGCCCTCCAAAGGGAACTGTGGGAGTCAGATCATCTGATTCTCATCCCTTCCTGGTGATACAGTGAATGGTCCTCTCAcccctttttaatattttatcttatgtgtatccATGGGCCGCAACCTCTAGAGCTATGATCCTAAGGACTCTACTCTCTTTATatgcttcttttctcttccttttttaaatttttgtgcagctctggctatcctagaactcactctgtagactaagctggccttgaactcagagatccacctgcttctacttcccaagtgctgggatcaaaggcgcaTGCGTACACCACTGCCCACCTACATGGTGCTTCTTATCTTAGGTATGTTAGCATAGTAACATAGTCCTTCATCATTTCTCCTCCCCGTTCCCGCCTCAGTTGTAAGTtgctgtttctttatttattcattagtttatttttgtattgaggaccgaacccagaacctcacacacggtaggcaagtgctctgtcactgagctttaCCTCAGCCCCCAAGATCTGTCACTGAAATCCCCATCCTACGCATCCTCTTCTTGCCAATGCTTCATTGCTAATTTGAGCGTCCAACTCTGCAGGATGACTAAATTAACAAGAGCAGTGTTGTCCTGGAGGAGTGACCAAAGTGCAAAGGTCTAAATTGTGTATCTGGTAGACATGCAGCACTTCACGAGTGGCCCATGAAATGCAAACCAGAATAACGGAAGAACAAGTCAGTTGAACAGAAGAGGACAAATCTGTTTTGCTTGTGTTGAGGTGAAGGGCACAACGCAAGTCCTCACCTTCATTAATGTCTGTTTAGAAAAATGAATGGGATACATATCAGCGGAAGGAGGCAGTGAACAGCAAGGGCAGGCGGGGCGGCGGGATGATGACTCGTTGATTCTGGGCTTTGTGTTCCTTGTAGATGTtgtgatttgcattttttttttttttgagacagggtttctctgcattgccctggctgtcctggaactcactctgtagaccaggctggcctcgaactcacagtgacccacttgcctctgcttcccaaatgctgggattaaaggcgtgcgccaccaccgcccagccgccTGCTCTCACTCTGGCTGACAAGTTCATCTACTCTGTGGCTTTGGTAGGAGCTAAATCCAACCTTTTCAGGATTCTATCGTAGACTGGAGACAGCAGCTACCCAGGAACCCTGCAGGACTCCAGCCAGCACCAGATTGTGACTGCCGACAGCCAGCTCCACAGACTGAACACCTGCGGGGGTCTCAGCCTCTCCTGCAAACTGTCTAATAAGTCCCCTTTGGATATATAATCATCCCGTCAGCTCTGTTCCTTCAGGGGAGCCTGGCTGGCACAGGCGCCTAGGGTTAGCTCTAGCTCATTCGtgagcacaggtgtgtgtgtgtgtgttctgaattTCTTCATCACACTGTCCCAActgctctcttcctttccttttctttttctttatttattttgagacagggtttctttgtatagtcctgactgtcttggaaatctctatgtagaccaggctggcctcgaactcacagagatccacctgcctctgcctcctgagtgctggaactaaaggtgtgcaccactatgctagggttcttctcctcctctccctcctcctcctttaaaaaaattacttttattaccttgaattgtgtgtgtgttcatgtatgtgttcgtgttcgtgtgtgtgtgtgtgtgtgtgttcatatgtgtgtgcgttcatatgtgtgtgtt
This window contains:
- the Rasl11a gene encoding ras-like protein family member 11A → MRPPTMSGHFLLAPIPESSSDYLLPKDIKLAVLGAGRVGKSAMIVRFLTKRFIGDYEPNTGKLYSRLVYVEGDQLSLQIQDTPGGIQAQDNLSQTVDSLSKCVQWAEGFLLVYSITDYESYQSIRPLYQQIRKVHPDGKAPVVIVGNKGDLLHARQVQTHDGLQLANELGSLFLEISTSENYEDVCDVFQHLCKEVSKLHSPSGERRRASIIPRPRSPNMQDLKRRFRQALSSKVKAPSALG